DNA sequence from the Eulemur rufifrons isolate Redbay chromosome 6, OSU_ERuf_1, whole genome shotgun sequence genome:
ttagaggtagagagtagaatgatcaataccagaggctggggtagGAGGTGAAGaggggttggttaatggatacaaacatacagtcagacagaaggagaaagttataatgtttgatagcagggtagggtgactacagttaaacaatgtattgtatatttcaaaatagctagaagagagggcttgaaatgttcccaacacatagcaATGATGGAACTCAAGGTAATAAATACCCTAAATAATCTGACTTGATCATAATACATTCTACGCATGGAACAAAATATCACAttcaccccataaatatgtacaaatattatgtatcagaaaaaaaagaacttagtaAAGACTGTTTGCCTTTTGGAAACTACTAAAGAAATCAAGATATGGCTGTGAAATCTTCAGCAGTGAGCATTAGATATTTTTAACCAAggaaaatcaaaaatgaaaacaaacattgGGATAAGGAATACAGGATAGAATGTTATATGTATAAACGGaaagagaatgggaagaaagGTCAAAAATAGAAAATCCTCTATGATTGACTCATTCATATAAGTAGGAAAGGAAGACTATTATGATAAAGCTGAAAATCAAACAAATTAGGAGCATATTAAAACATACAATGAAAAACACTAGGAAATGTAACATGATTAAAATTGAGTTgtggaagaaagaggaggaggaagaaggcctAACTATCTTGAATTGACACATTATTTGaactctaaaattaaaattagtctTCTTTATGAGTAGTTTTTATCACCATCTCCTCATATACACTAAAGGTAAGGCTTAAAGTGAACATGTGTGGTTATTTCCATGgttatagtatttttaattctttaaagttttttactataaaatttatttcaaagtctATATCATGTCAACTTGTTTTACAATTACAGCATTTACTAATAAACTTTCTCTTATTCCTTTATGGCTAACAATCAAGACTTTGGGTAGAGAGATGAGAAATACATGACACAGACTGAAAATTGGCAGAGGACCAAAGTCAGTTGAAGATAATTATCTAAGAAAATAGTGTTAGAGACCACCTCAATgtggaacaacaacaaaaatgcagGAACCAGGTTGAGAAGccagggaaagagaaagtaagagaaaagagaagaaaataggaccccccccccccacggtaataaacatataaatgattGTTCTAGCTTGAGActccttctcttttattcttgCTTACTGGAATTGTTCTACATAGGTGTCTATTTATGATAAAGAatactaaactttttattttctaaatttagcTATGCTGTTTATATTGTGCTTTCacaataatttttgtaaaaagatAATGGCTTCTTTTAAGCCcaaatttcctaattttcaatgaatgcagttttttttttttaaagtcagaataatgaaaaaataaacagtgcgtgcatgtctgtgtgtgtgtggaatgaGTTTGCCTTACAACTGAAAAATGTCTGCAGCTTCAGAAATGTCTGGTGCTAAGGAGGAATTTTTTATAGTTGTACTTGATCatgcattttatattatattttctttattatatgatTTGCCAGTTGTATGTGTATACTCCTTTTTTCCCTTAAGAACACAATATCCTTCTCAATATTAATACTTATATGTAGTTTAATTGTAAAACTAATAGAaaacttcttcttttttgtttcatatattatagttttaaacttaaaattattatagttCATTATGTTAAACTCAACCATAGTATTAGTATTGATCTTTTCAATCTCATGAGAAAGTACTTCTAGTATTTAATCTAGGAAAGACATAGCTATTTTATATAGCATTTGCTCTTATTGTATCAAAATTACCCAGAATAGTATTATGTTCCATTCTTCCTTCCTAGATAGATAAATTTGAAGtttatataattaataacaattttaaGATAAGTGGCTGGTATTTACAACTCTTGATCCAAAGGATCTGATTGCAGAATGTAGTGAAAGAATTACCTTCTGGTTCTTGATCTTCATGCTCTTCCCCAATATCATGGGACGTTTACTTTTAATAGCACAAAATATGTGATTCATATTAACCATATTAACTATAGACTAACTATGACAGATCTTTATCTTTAGTACTTACATTTACCCATTTTTCCTTATCCTAAAATATTCCATATAAGTACATACTTATAACGGTAATTTAGAAAAATCCCTAAAAACTGTATTacattaaggaggaaaaaaactagACTACAAAATCAAAGTATTTCAGAACTGTAATACAAGCTAGATCTAGTTAAGTGTACATAGCCCCAAGGACACAAATGTATAACAAATGCAGCTACGCGTATGTTCTGAATGACTATATGCTAAACTGCAGAATCAAAGAAATGGGGACCATAGTCACAAGCAATTAGtgcataaagttgaaaaataattcaaggtACATAAAAGGATATCGTGAATAGACAGTCATTGCAAAATATCATCTAAAAGCAGAATCACCagtatgtatgtatgtctgtataaaaaaaatcattgttaggataaatataaagattatatttataaaaataagtgggCTATTAAATTAATTCATATGTTAGTGTGAATTTCCCTCTCAGTTTAGATGAACCATTATTTAGGATTCTGAGGAAAATGATACTTTGGTATGTCAATGTTATTTGTTGAATTCCCAACAGCGATTTCCCTACTCTTAACTGCTTTTTAATGGAACCTCAATTTTGTTCACTTGTTGGTAGCAAAGTAGGCAGAGCAGTGGACTCAGCTGCAGGAGATGAATCACTGTTAGTCTAATCACATTCTTCTTTGAGTAATTGGTTTAGTGGTGGGCAGATGACTCAGTTCTAGCCAATAAGTCTTGATAGGATGTCTGGAGTGGGCTTCTGGGTAAGATTTTCttccctgattaaaaaaaaaatgccaagagAAACTCTTCTTAGTCCTAATTTTGGAGGAGGTTATGTGAGGCTCTGATACTTGCAGCTTCAGTAGCTACCTTTAGATGCTGGGAAACAAcgaagaaaacaaaactcaagcCTCTGGGGTAAGTGACTGAAAAGGTAGGGCATCTGGGACCTTGAGAAAGAACACTACTGAGCCACGGATTAACGAACCCTAAAACTACTTTCCTGCAGACTTCTTGTCATGGGAGATAATACACATCTATTATGTAAATCACTTTTTGTTGAGTACCCTGTTACTTGAAGCCAAAATATATCCTACTTGACATGGGTATAAAAAAACAGGTACACTTTTGGGGGTAGTCACTACATCTGTGGAGGGGCCTGAATAACCTACGAGTTGCAAGGGGCACTGGGTTCAGAAACCAAGGGAGTGTCAGGAAGGTCTGAGAAATGGCCTTGGTATCCTCCTCCCTTTGCAGCTTGCATCAAGTGCCACCCACCTTTCACCTACAATTATCCCTTTGCAAATACATAAGAATTGCCTCAAGCTAGAATGACAAATACCAAATCCTATTTATCAAAGTtgtataaacaacaaaaaatttcaaactaaCCAAATCATAGGTCTAGGTGGCCCCATATGACTTTCTGAATGTGTTCACATTTCTGGGTCCTCAGGTCAAGTAATGTTTCTACATTATTCCATGAACCTTGTCAATTATTTTTGAACTGTAAATACTTTGAACTGTACAAAATAAGAGAAACACAATGTATAGAATGAAAATAGCACTAGATTTTATAACAGAAGCCCTAGTAGTGAGTTTTGGCCTACTAATAACTAATTCTAAGTCTCCaggcttcaatttccttattggtaaaatagagataataatacttATGTCATGAAGTTCAATGAGCATTATATGTGACagtgaagaaaatgttatatatcttagaaaataaaatacaaagcaagCTGTTTAATGACATAGTGTAGgaagatatttgtaaaataaaggaaTGATTCCTTAGTTCACTATAAAAACTGAAAAGCAGACATGACAAAAGTGAATCATCTTTTCAAGTTTAAGGAAGCTTCCTGGCTTTCTTTGCATGTTATGCCCACTGCCATAGTGGACAGCCAACATCAAAGGGCAGCTTGtgccaaaatatatttatttatagagacCCCAAATAtcattgtactttttatttttattctagtaaTATGCAAACATACCATGTATGTAACTTGAAATTCATAGTAACAAACCAGACAAAGTCATTATAAGAAAACAACAGACCAGTATTTCTCCTGAGtgggaattttaaaattctaaataagcTTTTAACAAATCAAatgtaatatatgaaaatattacatcATGATGAAGTGGGGTTTATCCAAGGAATataaggttggtttaacattcaaaactCAATTAATGTCATTCACCgtattaagaaactaaaaaagaaaaaccatatgattatcgCAACAGATGCAGAAATATCATTTAACAAAAACCTACATCTACTCCTAATGAAACTTTCAGCAAACTGGGAATAGAAGTGAACTTCCTCAAACTAAAAAGTTACATCTATAACTAGCAAACATCCTACTTAATGTTAAAAGGCTGCTTTGCCCTAAAATCAACGAACTGGCAAGGATACCTACCCTCATTACTCCAAATAAAGAGTCAATTGTATAAACACTACAAAAGTATAACATAAAGTATAAATTcagtataattataaaatggtCTCCAAATTTCCTGCCCCCAGTTATATAGGCTTTGTATAATTGCCTCCCCTTGAAGGTGGATAAGACTGTCAATATGACAGCTTTCACTCCTGTGATTATGTACCacttatgaaaaaatgaaatttgcagatgtaattaagatcccaaatcagtttattttgaattaaaatggaaatgatctGGGTGGTCTGACTTAATCCTGCAGAGACCCTTAAAAAGCACGAGTAAGCACCCAGATATTCATTTCTAATAtcctttttggtaaaatgaatcAAACTTCCTTGGGGATATGGCTGATTCTAAGACCTtaacaggaaatatacaagatgagtcTGTGCACCTTGCAAcaccagaaagtaagaaagtgtgCGCACACAATAATGGGAGCATGGCAGGggcacaggagccaactgaaagagctcccaatccccaaagctggaacaatttgagcaacaaaatatcAAAGAATCCATATTGACATAAATAAAAGACTGAATAAAGTAGTAAATGGGTGAGAACAGGTAAATCTTCCATGcacaatttcaaataaattatgtagATGCTCCACTGTAAAGGTATAGCTAACTTCTTACTCCCCGTTAGGTGActcatagtgacttccttccaaagaagaACAGTAtgtaaagaggagaaaatgaattaaCTGTGCAgtagagaaacctgacaaacactgcttcagccaggtgatcaaggtcaataTCAACAGTCATAAGTCATATTGACAGTATGTatccttgatatgatgtgattgATATGGCACTTTACCTCTTTGATTTTCCTCCCCTAAACCCATGACCTAGTCTACTCATGAGGAAATAAATACATCAAATTCCAATAGAGGAGCATACTACAATATACATCACCAGTATTCCCCAggactgtcaaggtcatcaaataTAAGGCAAGTCTGAGAAACTCTCACgcccaagaggagcctaaggagacttGACAACAGTGAAATGTGCCCTGGACGGGATCCtggaagggaaaaagaacattaggtaaaaaccaaggaaattaaaatttaacaatgtATCAATATTAGTTCATTAATGGTAACAAATGTACCCTATTAATATAAGATGCTAGTAATAGGGGACACTGTGCAAAGGATATATGAGCACTCTCTGTTAATCTGctcaattttctgtaaatctaaaactgttctgaaaatttttaaatttaaggcaaATAGACCTAAaaagcatatatttaatataatgtttaataaataagaatttttttaaaaatctaatatataGTGACagaagattagtggttgctgggGGAGTGGTGATGGTagtaggggaaggggaagggaaagaacaGTAGGAAGGGATTAAAAAGCAGCACAAGGTACTTTCGGAGGCAAAGTGTATGTTTATCATTTTGCttgtgatggtttcacaggtatataCATCAGTCAAGTCAAAACTTAACAAATTGTACAGTTTAAATAAATGCAGCTTGTTGTATGACAGTTACACAAAAAAAGCATGTTTTTCAAACTATAGGGGAAAAAAGCTTCCAAGTTTAAATATtcttcactaaaaataaattttagaatatatggAGTTGGCCCCAGCATGCTTGAATTTAACCTGTGAATTCTGTTTCATTCAAAGGTTCATATATTTGGGGAGTTCCTGTGCCAACATTGCTTATTACTCAGCATCAAATTTCATGGAATAATGGTGATTCAGGACATGCTGGGcatctttattattgttttcccACTTAAAGATTTTCAGTCTTACGGAAACAACCAAGTCAAACTATCTGGCTTAAGGGAATTTTTATAACCAACCAAAATTAAGCCAAATATAGTTTGTCAGATTTAAAATAAGGCcaattgtcaatttttttaaatttattattttatttcagaatattacaggggcacaagtGTGTTGGTTACATAAACTGCTTTTGCactatttgagtcaaagttacaagtgtgtccatcccccagataatgCGCattgcacctgttaggtgtgaatttaaccgtcctcccctcccccttccccctgcttgatttctgttcaattttgctaccatatgtgcacatgagtgttgattgattacttccaatttaatagtgagtacatgtggttgttcttccattcttgcaatacttcacttcgaagaatggtctccagttacatccgggttgttacaaaaggtattagttcaccgttttttatggctgagtagtactccatggtaaacatataccacattttattaattcactcgtgtattgatgggcacttgggtagatcccacatctttgcaattgttaattgtgtggcaataaacatttgagtgcaagtgtttttttgagaaaatgacttttttttttactactatttGATGCCCAGTGAACATACTATACCTGCTTGCTGGAATTCTCTTTACCCTTCCTCTACTTGCCTAACTCCCACATATCTAAAATTAGTCAGTCAGAGTAAACTAGTTGCTAGAACAATCAACTCCAAAACCCAGTGGCTTAACatgatagaagtttatttctcactcatgtaGTCCCTCCCAGGTGATTCATGGGTCCAGGTTCCTTACCTCTAGTGGCTCCACTCATCCTGGAATCTTGTAGTCTTCCTCTGGATCCTCTATACCCAGCTGAGACAAACTGTGGGTATCAGTATAGATAGGACCCCTAGGTCCTATAAGGAAACCTGCAAACAATTAACTCCATTTTGAATAGGATATATTTAAGATGATGTCAAAATTCCCAGTAGTCTTGGGTTTGGCACACAGAAAAAGGTCAGagacaattatttttaacaatgagaatattgaaaagagaaaaatactgttCAACGTCTCTATTGAGGATTCTATGATGTAGACAGGGTATAAGCTGGAGCGAAAAGAAACTTTCCTTAAAGtgcaatattttagaaattggaACGCATTCCTTAGGACAAATCAAAGTATGGCACAACATCCAAATTTCCCGCACAGGTAGAGAGGTGTCACCGACTGTCTTCCACTTCCAAACTTCTCTGTCACATTGAGGGCTGTTCAAGAGAAATTTGGAAGCACTCACTTTTATGGAATTCATAAGGGACAGAATCAATTTTAAAGTGCTTAGGATGATCTTTGATACGTTTATTATTCCAAAAGATAATGTAGCCCAACTTCTTCCTCTGTGTTAAATCTTTACAAAACTGAAATCCTAAAAAGATTTACACAAATTCTGCTTCTGATAGAATCTATTCGTTTTTCCAATTTGATTGGGCATAAGTTTTAATTTGTAGTACAAAATCTAATATGTTTATAAGGTTCCATCCCAAAGCACCTGCTCTTCAGAGTGGCATTCAGACTAGCAGTGGAAATACCAACTCCAGATTTTCAGATGTGGTCCGCAACTGGTGTTGGGAGGGGCTTTGGGCGGGGCCTCCAAAGAGGGAGGAGGCGTTGTTAGAAAGCTGTGGAGCCGTCTACGGCTGTCGCTAATCTAGTTAAGCCTTGTTGTATTTGAGTGTGAGAGGACTCCGGTGTGTTGGTATCATTCTCAATGAGAACTAGCTGCACTTAGCATTTGAGTGGAATCTGCAACCAGAGGCGGCTCATCCTCCAAGACTGCTGAGAACTGTGAATCTGCAGAGATGATTGTCGCCTGCTGTTGGGAGCCGGCAGAAGCACGACTCTTCCTGAGAATGGGTTGTACCGAGAGGTCCGACTAGCCCCAGGGTTTTAGTGAGAAGGGCAGTGGAACGCAGTCAGGGATTAGGAGTTTCATGGCATGCACGGGTTTGAAGCCAGAGGAAAAGTCGGGAGATGAGCCGCGCGTAATTGACTTGCTCTCACAGCCGCAGTCACTCCAGTGCCGAACTTGTGAGTACTCTGCGTCTCCTGTCCTAGGACAGAAGCCGGAGAACTCTCTTGGAGAACTCTCCCAATTAGGGGACAGATCCCTATAACTACCttttcctgccctccccactcGCTGCTGGGACGTAACGACCGCCACGCTTCCCCTGACGACAGGATGGAGGGCAAGGACAGGAGCTGACCAGCgccgccctccccccacccccgactcaGGAGGTGGAGATCCCCGGGGTCCGGCCAAATTCAACAcccattttctcctccctctgcccctatTTTCTCGACAAcccctccttttccctcctccctagAGACgggggaggagaaaaggggagTCCAGGTCGTCATGACTGAGCTGAAGGCAAAGGATCCCCGGGCTCCCCACGTGGCGGTCAGCGTGCCCTCCCCCAGCGAGGTCGGATCCCCCCTACTGGGTCGCCCAGACCCAGACCCCTTTCAGGGGACCCAGACCTCAGATGCCTCGCCTGTAGTCTCGGCCATACCCATCTCCCTGGACGGGCTGCTCTTCCCTCGGCCCTGCCAGGGACAGGACCCCCCAAACGGAAAGACGCAGCAGGCCCAGCAGTCGCCGTCGGAACTGGAGGGCTTATATTCCGGAGTTGAAGCCACAAGGGGTGCAGGAGGCGGCAGTTCTAGACTCCCAGAAAAGGACAGAGGGCTGCTGGACAGTGTCTTGGACACTCTTCTGGAGCCCTCGGGTCCGGGGCAGAGCCACGCCAGCCCTCTTGCCTGCGAGGCCACCAGTTCTTGGTGCCTGTTTGGCCTCCAGCTTCCCGAAGATTCCCGGGCTGCCCCCACCACCCAGGGGGTGTTGGCCCAGCTCATGAGCCGGCCAGGGGGCAAAGCTGGAGATGGCTCCGGGACGGCAGCTGCCCATAAGGTGCCGCCCAGGGCCCTGTCACCGTCCCGGCAGCTGCTGCTCTCACCCTCTGGGAGCCCGCACTGGCCCGGGGCCCCGGTGAAGCCGTCTCCGCAGCCCGCTacggtggaggtggtggaggaggaggataGCTCCGAGTCCGAGGACTCGGAGGGTCCCCTTCTGAAGGGCAAACCTCTAGCTCTGGGAGGCACCGCGGCCCGGGGAGGAGCCGCAGCCACAGCGCCCGGGGCGGCCGCAGGAAGCGTCGCCCTAGCCCCCAAGGAAGATTCCCGCTTTTCAGCACCCAGGGTCGCCCTGACAGAGCAGGACGCGACAGTGGCGCCCGGGCGCTCCCCTCTGGCCACCACGGTGATGGATTTCATTCACGTGCCCATCCTGCCTCTCAACCATGCCTTCCTGGCCGCCCGCACTCGGCAGCTGCTGGAGGGGGAGAGCTACGACGGCGGGGCCGCGGCAGCCAGCGCCTTCGCCCCGCCGCGCGGCTCGCCCTCGGCCTCGGCCACCGCAGTCGCGGGTGGCGACTTCCCCGACTGCGCGTACCCGCCCGACGCAGAGCCCAAAGACGACGCGTTCCCTCTCTACGGCGACTTCCAGCCGCCTGCCCTGAAgatcaaggaggaggaggaaggcgcGGAGGCCGCTGCGCGCACCCCGCGTCCATACCTGGTGGCCGGTGCCAATCCCGCAGCCTTCCCGGATTTTTCGctggcgccgccgccgccgcctccagcGCCCTCCTCCAGGCCCGGGGAAACGGCAGTGGCGGCCGCACCCGCCAGTGCTTCTGTCTCGTCCGCGTCCTCGTCGGGGTCGGCCCTAGAGTGCATCCTGTACAAGGCGGAGGGCGCGCCGGCCCAGCAGAGCCCATTCGCGCCGCAGCCCTGCAAGGCTCCGGGCACCGGCGCCTGCCTGCTCGCGCGGGACAGCCTGccctccacctcggcctccgccgccgccgccgccgccggggcgGCCCCCGCGCTCTACCCGCCGCTCGGCCTCAACGGGCTCCCGCAGCTTGGCTACCAGGCCGCCGTGCTCAAGGAGGGCCTTCCGCCGGTCTACCCGCCCTATCTCAACTACCTGAGGTGAGGGCCCGGAGCGGGGCGCGCCCCGAGAGTCTCGGGAGTAGCGGGCGGGCGGCCGCAGCTCGGGGCTCCGCTCCTCTGGGTGGCCGCGAGGGGGTGGGCACCGGGACAGGGCACCGGGGCAGGttgcctcccttcttccctcttctgcTCCTCACTCTTTTGGGGAAACTAAGGAGGCGCAGAATATGCCAGTTTTTGGAGCGTGCCTCCccgaaagcatttttaaaaaactttctgaaTCTTCGAGATTGCGAAGCACGACCAGTCCTGATTTAAAATGTGCAGCGTCACAGTAGGTCCGCTGTAGCCCAGCGGAGCGGAAAGGGTGCGCCGAGTTGGGGGCTTCATCGAAGGCTTCATTTCTTCGAAGAAGGACATTTACCAGGAAAGTCTGTCCTGGAGAGGAGTTAAGGCGTCGTTCCCCCGGGAGGGGTGGGACTTGATGAAAGGTGGCCAGGCAGAACCGAAAGCAGAACCATCTTAGGTATTTGGACAATTTAACGGCTCAATTTTCATACGAATTTCGAGATTAAAGTTAATTTTAGTGTGATATGTCTAAATTGTGGATTTAAACATCAATCACTGCAGTGTCTCTTTTTCTAATATTGTTTGAGATTCGCTACAACTTTTTtgatacatgtttttaaaacattttaatttacatagtGAAGTAATGGAATGTAAAAAAAATGCTCTGTTTTGAGTCTTATGTGTTGTGAAGGCAACAGTGTCAGTGTTGAACAGTACTTTAAAAGGACAAACACATATGCTTAAGTAAACAATTATTACAGGGTcatgttttaaaaactcaaaacaaaagcatttttaagtataattgaACTCTTAAAGCCAAACCATGTTTATTGCTACCCAGCAGAGGAAGGGCATAAGATTTCGTTTGTCAAAAACTAAATTACTTCTTTATAAGGAATTTtatagaaagatttctttttaacaaaatagaCCTTAGCTTTCCTGAACATAAAATTATACactaattattattcttttatgttGGTGCTACTGATGAATGGCTAATAATTTGCAAGTCTGGTGAATCCATTTACAGGTAGTCTGTTACACCAAGTTTAGTTTGCATGTCTTTCAAGTGTGAGTGTatgcagttctatttttaaaatctcctttcaCCCTGTTAATGCTGGTTTAAGAAACCTTTAGTATTAGATAGTGGTGCACCTAAAAATAAATGGAGTACTTTGTTTTGCATTTCAAGGCAGGATTCAGAAGTCAGCCAGAGCCCACAGTACAGCTTCGAGTCATTACCTCAGAAGATTTGCTTAATCTGTGGGGATGAAGCATCAGGCTGTCATTATGGTGTCCTCACCTGTGGGAGCTGTAAGGTCTTCTTTAAAAGGGCAATGGAAGGTAGGCTCCTTTCCCCTAACACTTTATTATTGGTTTAATTGTAAATGGAGACCATCtaacattttatagattttaagtATCTCTTATTTCTTCTAAGAAATGGTGATTTTCcatataacttaaaatatatgatgatattttaacaatgtgtTTTGATTTATAATACTCAAAATTGAATGTATTTGGATATTATAACTGCATACTCTTTGACCAACACCTTCAATATTAGACACAAGTCATAATCTTGAGGACAGTGCTATTATTGTTTCTTAACTATGTAGCTTTCAGGAAACAGCTGTGTtctaattgtaatttttaatgtacctattatatataaagcactttaaaattttgattaaaagaaaattggtAGTAGAaattatgtacacacacatatatgtagcACACATATACATGATGTAGTTATACAATTTCTACATACTTTTGTCTTTTCCCTATATGCATGTTAATGTAATACTTACATAGTGGTAATTCgagacaaaatttttaaattccttttttgttcagtttatttttgtaaatgtataaGAGGATAGAAGTGAACggtttaaaacaaatgaaacatttGGACATCACAGCAATATAATTTCTAAAGAAGTATTTTGCTCTAAGTAaaactttcatgtttttaaaatcattttaaattacttattacTTCAGATTGACTTGCATGGTATGTTTCAGACTTTGAATTTCTCTTTCTACCTACATTAAACTCTCAGCAGCCAAACACATTTATATTTGAAGATAACAATACATTTAAAGATCATGTCATGTTTTAACACTagcaataaatgtattttataataagcTGAAATGGAGTTTAAGGTTCCTTCTGGAGTGCTGAGATCACACCTAGGCAAGGAACCAAAGATCCAAATGTCATGtaggcttttttgttttctgtttctgagttttcTGACTTCAATAGCCCTCTTCTTATAAGCAGGAAGAGAGTGGAGAATTGTCACTTTAAGGGGGCTTTCAAAGGAGTTCTTCAT
Encoded proteins:
- the PGR gene encoding progesterone receptor, whose product is MTELKAKDPRAPHVAVSVPSPSEVGSPLLGRPDPDPFQGTQTSDASPVVSAIPISLDGLLFPRPCQGQDPPNGKTQQAQQSPSELEGLYSGVEATRGAGGGSSRLPEKDRGLLDSVLDTLLEPSGPGQSHASPLACEATSSWCLFGLQLPEDSRAAPTTQGVLAQLMSRPGGKAGDGSGTAAAHKVPPRALSPSRQLLLSPSGSPHWPGAPVKPSPQPATVEVVEEEDSSESEDSEGPLLKGKPLALGGTAARGGAAATAPGAAAGSVALAPKEDSRFSAPRVALTEQDATVAPGRSPLATTVMDFIHVPILPLNHAFLAARTRQLLEGESYDGGAAAASAFAPPRGSPSASATAVAGGDFPDCAYPPDAEPKDDAFPLYGDFQPPALKIKEEEEGAEAAARTPRPYLVAGANPAAFPDFSLAPPPPPPAPSSRPGETAVAAAPASASVSSASSSGSALECILYKAEGAPAQQSPFAPQPCKAPGTGACLLARDSLPSTSASAAAAAAGAAPALYPPLGLNGLPQLGYQAAVLKEGLPPVYPPYLNYLRQDSEVSQSPQYSFESLPQKICLICGDEASGCHYGVLTCGSCKVFFKRAMEGQHNYLCAGRNDCIVDKIRRKNCPACRLRKCCQAGMVLGGRKFKKFNKVRVMRSLDAVALPQPVGISSESQALSQRITFSPNQELQLIPPLINLLMNIEPDVIYAGHDNTKPDTSSSLLTSLNQLGERQLLSVVKWSKSLPGFRNLHIDDQITLIQYSWMSLMVFGLGWRSYKHVSGQMLYFAPDLILNEQRMKESSFYSLCLTMWQIPQEFVKLQVTQEEFLCMKVLLLLNTIPLEGLRSQNQFEEMRSSYIRELIKAIGLRQKGVVSSSQRFYQLTKLLDNLHDLVKQLHLYCLNTFIQSRALSVEFPEMMSEVIAAQLPKILAGMVKPLLFHKK